The Helianthus annuus chloroplast, complete genome genome contains the following window.
ATTATCCTTGTCTTTGTTTATGTCTTGGGTTGGAACAAATTACTATAATTCGTCCCCGACGACGGATTAGTCGACATTTTTCACAAATTTTACGAACAGAAGCTCTTATTTTCATATTTGCCACTCCTTACTTTAATTTTGAATCCTTTTCTTGGAAGAAAATAAGTTTATTGTAATTTTCGATTTTGAATCGTATTCCTGCGAAAGAAAAAGAAATAGTGAAGTTGAAAAAAACCTAATCTTTCGAATCTTTGTTGCGGAGTCGATAAATTATACGACCTCTGGTTGAATCATAACGACTTACTTCAATTTTGACTCTATCTCCTGGCAATATTCGTATAAAACTACGTCGGATCTTTCCTGAAACATAACCTAGAATCATATCTTCATTATCTAAACGAACCCGGAACATGCCATTGGGAAGCGATTCAGTAATTAAACCTTCATGAATCCATTTTTGTTCTTTCATTCCAGGTCAAACCTCCTTGAAGTATCAACTAGTGGAGGAAGAACCCTATTAGACAACCCACTCCTTCTCTTTTCTTTTTCACAAAAAAGAAGTTTCCTATTCAATTCGGATATTAGAAAAATTACCATATATAACACAAAATTTCTCCGCCTATTCTTTCTAGTCGAGCCTCCCGGTCTGTCATTATACCCCGAGAGGTAGAAAGAATTACAACTCCCATCCCGCCTAAAATTCTAGGAATTCTTTGATAGTTAGAATAGATTCGTAGACCCGGCCGACTGATCCGTTTTAAATTTAAAAGATTTCGATAAGGCCTTTTCCTATTCCTTCTATGTCGTAGGGTTAAAACCAAAAAATCTTTGTTGTTTTCTCGATGTTTTCTCACGTTTTCGATAAAACCCTCTCGTAAAAGTATTTTAACAATACTTTGGCTGATATTAGTAGATGCTACTCGAACCACGCTTTTTCTATACATATCGGCATTTCGTATAGAGGTTATTATGTCAGCAATAGTATCACTACTCATGATTAATTAAAATGATTGGTGCCTCCAAATTTGGATATAATCAACATGTTTTTCTTTTTTTTTTTTTTTTTTTTTTACGTATTTGTTTATGAATATTAATATGAATTTTGAAAGGTATATACGTGAGACAAAATCTACTAAATTAATCTTAATCTATTTCTTTTAAATACCCTACTATAACCTATAACCATATCGTAGTCTCATTTTATAATACCTCGGGAGCTAATGAAACTATTTTAGTAAAATTGAACTGTCTCAATTCTCGGGCAATCGCACCAAAAACGCGAGTTCCTTTTGGATTTCCTTCTTGATCAATCACAACTGCAGCATTGTCATCATATCGTATTATCATACCGTTGTCACGTTTAAGTTCTTTACAAGTACGGACAATTACAGCTCTGACCACTTCTGATCTTTCTAGAGGCATGTTTGGAACTGCGTCTTTGATCACAGCAACAATAACGTCACCAATATGAGCATATCGACGATTGCTAGCTCCTATGATTCGAATACACATCAATTCTCGAGCCCCGCTGTTATCTGCTACATTCAAATGGGTCTGAGGTTGAATCATATCATTTTTTTTTTTTTTTTTTTTTTTCTGTTTTTTACAATACAAAGGTCGAAGAAAAAAAGAAATATTATTTGTTCAAAAAAAGAAACCTGCACCCGCTATTTTTAAGGCCTATTTCTTTTTTATCCCGAAATGATGAATTGAGCTCGTATAGGCATTTTGGACGCTGCTATTGAAATAGCCCTTCGGGCTATATTTTCTGTTACTCCACCCATTTCATAAAGGATTCGACCTGGTTTAACAACAGCTACCCAATATTCGGGAGAGCCTTTACCTGAACCCATACGTGTTTCTGCGGGCCTTACTGTAACTGGTTTATCTGGAAATATACGGACCCATATTTTTCCACCGCGACGTGCATTTCGTGTCATTGCTCGTCGACCTGCTTCTATTTGTCTAGATGTGATCCAAGCGGGTTCAAGTGCCTGAAGAGCGTATTTACCAAAACAAATAGTATTACCTCGATAAGATATTCCCTTCATTCTTCCTCTATGTTGTTTACGGAATCTGGTTCTTTTGGGGTTATAGTTGATGGTTTGTTTTGAATTCCATCTCTACTACAGAACCGGACGTGAGAGTTTCTTCTCATCCAGCTCCTCGCGAATGAAATCAATTCAAATTAAAGATTTTGAATTCAATTCAGATAGAATATAATTTGAATTAAGATATACATGTATTTAATAAGTAATATACTGAATCATTGATTTCATTTAATCTAGATCAAATCTATTATTCATTTGTGTATCTTGTTTGTATAGATAACTAAATCTAAATATATTAAATATATATTAAATAACTCTTTTTTCTTATATTTATATCTTTTAGAATGTTAAAACAAATCTTTCTTTTGTTTTACTCTTTATCGTATTGGGTTGACCCAATTTTAGCAATCCAAGAAAATAAAGTTTTCGCGGGCGAATATTTACTCTTTCAATTTCTATTTCAGTTCTATCATTAGTTCATAACTTTTCCGAATAGATGAATTGGTCTCTGGCCGGTTCCGCCATCCCGATCAATGAATCATTCGAATTCATTTTCACTAAAATCTTTTGAATTCATAGGTTCCATCGTTCCCATCGCTTCTTACTTAATGGTTAGGTCTGAATTTTACAACGGAGCTATTAGTTCTTGAGTCAATATTCTTAGTCTTTATTGGCTCGAAGCTCTTTATTTTTTGTTCGACGAGCAGATCCATTTAATGATGAATCCGTATTGGTGCTTTATTACGCAGATTTTTTCTGAGATGACTCATAGACCTTACATATTGGAATTATATATCATCAATATCCTTTTTCTTTCTTTCTCTCATCCTTCCAATTATCCATACCCTTTCTTTTTTATTTCGATTGACAACTTAGAAGCATATTTTTTAATAAAAAAGATTTCAGTTGCTACAACAATATGAACAATATATCATATCTTGACTGGTTCTTTGGATCCAGATAATACGAAGTGATGAGTTGGTTATTACTTCTATAGTTATTTGTTTATATTTTTATACTATGGGGCTGTTTTTTTATACTAACCCTCAAAAAACCAACGAGTCACACACTAAGCATAGCAATTTTATCAAAAGATGAATTAAATTTTTATTAAACCCTATAGAATTATAATAGAATTATTATTGTTCATTTTTTTTATTGAACAGAAAAGAAAAAGAAGAAACTAATTTATCATTTTTTGTTACATCGCTGGATAGAATGCAAAGGGAAATAAAGGTTTATTATTCCCCTTCTATAAAGATCCAAATTTTGATGCCTAATACCCCATAGATTGTTCGAACTGTATAGGAACAATAATCAATTTTAGCGCGAATGGTTTGTAGTGGAACCCTACCCTCTCTGATCCATTCAACACGCGCAATTTCTTTTCCGTCGATACGTCCTGCAATTTGCACTTGAATTCCTTTTGTATCTGCTTGTTCAGTTAATTCTATAGCCTTTTTCATTGCTTTGCGAAAAGAAACTCTATTTTTTAATTGTCCGGCTATAAATTCTGCAAGAATATTAGGGTTTCCATAAGGCTTTTCAATTCGTGTGATAGCAATGTTAAGTTTCCGATTTACAGAATTAAATTCTTTTTGTAAATTCATCTGTAATTCTTCGATTCCTCGGGGTCGACTTTCAATTAATATTTTTGGAAATCCCATATAGATTATGATTTGGATCAGGTCGATTCTTTTTTGAATCTCT
Protein-coding sequences here:
- the rpl36 gene encoding ribosomal protein L36, with protein sequence MKIRASVRKICEKCRLIRRRGRIIVICSNPRHKQRQG
- the infA gene encoding translation initiation factor 1, encoding MKEQKWIHEGLITESLPNGMFRVRLDNEDMILGYVSGKIRRSFIRILPGDRVKIEVSRYDSTRGRIIYRLRNKDSKD
- the rps8 gene encoding ribosomal protein S8, with translation MSSDTIADIITSIRNADMYRKSVVRVASTNISQSIVKILLREGFIENVRKHRENNKDFLVLTLRHRRNRKRPYRNLLNLKRISRPGLRIYSNYQRIPRILGGMGVVILSTSRGIMTDREARLERIGGEILCYIW
- the rpl14 gene encoding ribosomal protein L14 → MIQPQTHLNVADNSGARELMCIRIIGASNRRYAHIGDVIVAVIKDAVPNMPLERSEVVRAVIVRTCKELKRDNGMIIRYDDNAAVVIDQEGNPKGTRVFGAIARELRQFNFTKIVSLAPEVL
- the rpl16 gene encoding ribosomal protein L16, giving the protein MNYNPKRTRFRKQHRGRMKGISYRGNTICFGKYALQALEPAWITSRQIEAGRRAMTRNARRGGKIWVRIFPDKPVTVRPAETRMGSGKGSPEYWVAVVKPGRILYEMGGVTENIARRAISIAASKMPIRAQFIISG
- the rps3 gene encoding ribosomal protein S3, whose amino-acid sequence is MGQKINPIGFRLGTTQGHHSLWFAQPKNYSEGLQEDQKIRNYIKNYVQKNMKTSSGVEGIARIEIQKRIDLIQIIIYMGFPKILIESRPRGIEELQMNLQKEFNSVNRKLNIAITRIEKPYGNPNILAEFIAGQLKNRVSFRKAMKKAIELTEQADTKGIQVQIAGRIDGKEIARVEWIREGRVPLQTIRAKIDYCSYTVRTIYGVLGIKIWIFIEGE